CCGCCCTCGCGATGCGGATCATCAGCTCGATGTTCTCACTGTAGTTGGGCACACGAGCCAGAAACTGCCTCCTCGCCACGAGCTCCCCAAAGATCTGTGGGGAGTCCTCAAGCTGCTTGATCAAAGGCTCTATGTCATAGAACAACGCCTCCTTGTAGACGTCCTGGATGCACTGGGTGGGCACTTGGTTACTGCGCAGGTACTCCAAAATGTATTTGAAGTGGGTGCCTGGCCTGTCGATGAAGAACCTCCCTTCGGAGTCAGTCCTGAGTTTGGGCTGGCCGGTGAACATCTCTGCCAGCTTGGAGCCAGGGTGTTTCTTCAAGGTGCTCAGTGTTGTTGTGTACATCTCCCCGCCAACATTTAACTCCACAATTGGtgacaactgaaaaaaaaacagtgacaaAAAGCCATGTGCATTATCACTCTGAGGTCATCAACATGGAAGTGTCAAGGAAAAGCCAAAGGGGGGGACAGCCAAAGGCTATACAGAGACTCCATCATCAGAATGCATGAAAAGACACTATATTTAGAAATCTGCAGTTCTTATAAAAACAATGGTGGACCTAAGACCTGATTGGCCTTTAGGAATCTTCTCTCACACT
The nucleotide sequence above comes from Molothrus aeneus isolate 106 chromosome 2, BPBGC_Maene_1.0, whole genome shotgun sequence. Encoded proteins:
- the KCTD14 gene encoding BTB/POZ domain-containing protein KCTD14 isoform X1 yields the protein MSISSEHKPLGKQVTSSLHMVSKLSPIVELNVGGEMYTTTLSTLKKHPGSKLAEMFTGQPKLRTDSEGRFFIDRPGTHFKYILEYLRSNQVPTQCIQDVYKEALFYDIEPLIKQLEDSPQIFGELVARRQFLARVPNYSENIELMIRIARAEAVASRQSSVIVCVVRTEEDAARCQDALNSLDMDKKSVVKFGPWKAVPSISDLLDCIQMDIEAKGYKISFQPHVAEKGFRFKSHDFFYKFLFTWW
- the KCTD14 gene encoding BTB/POZ domain-containing protein KCTD14 isoform X2 — translated: MSISSEHKPLGKQVTSSLHMLSPIVELNVGGEMYTTTLSTLKKHPGSKLAEMFTGQPKLRTDSEGRFFIDRPGTHFKYILEYLRSNQVPTQCIQDVYKEALFYDIEPLIKQLEDSPQIFGELVARRQFLARVPNYSENIELMIRIARAEAVASRQSSVIVCVVRTEEDAARCQDALNSLDMDKKSVVKFGPWKAVPSISDLLDCIQMDIEAKGYKISFQPHVAEKGFRFKSHDFFYKFLFTWW